In Coregonus clupeaformis isolate EN_2021a chromosome 7, ASM2061545v1, whole genome shotgun sequence, one genomic interval encodes:
- the LOC121569237 gene encoding ribosome biogenesis regulatory protein homolog has translation MAACSIEDVLAKAEQDEAEKLKSITVQKELDLEFDIGNLVAYDKNRIDIRQFREQKKDDFLRSLARDNTQLLVNEIWKHPTERVDEVIVVKLPEPTTLLPREKPPPKPRPPTKWEEFAKLKGIQKKKKTNLVWDDVAKEWKRRWGYKRVNDGTKEWLIEVPETADPNEDQFAKRNKAKKEKVAKNELHRLRNIARAQKIKVPGVGLTPTAQQSKTDLVRAVNVAKSSTASAGKFQDRLPKEKAPRNTGKKRKFQPVIGNFSNEKQRQLDLLKVMDSKKPRLDVNKAVNKQMREDDREESAAKFKKGGKKGRKGGNFSGKGKGGGGKGKGRAGGKGQGPPGGKKGAGKPGKR, from the coding sequence ATGGCTGCGTGCAGTATAGAAGACGTGCTTGCTAAAGCTGAACAAGATGAGGCTGAAAAACTCAAAAGTATCACCGTTCAGAAAGAACTGGACCTCGAGTTTGACATCGGAAACTTGGTCGCATACGACAAGAACCGTATTGACATTCGACAGTTCCGCGAACAGAAGAAAGACGATTTTCTGCGTTCGCTAGCTCGTGACAACACGCAGCTCCTGGTCAACGAGATATGGAAGCATCCCACTGAGAGAGTTGATGAGGTAATCGTAGTCAAATTACCCGAGCCGACCACTCTACTGCCGAGAGAGAAGCCCCCACCAAAGCCCAGGCCCCCAACCAAATGGGAGGAATTCGCCAAACTGAAGGGGATCCAAAAGAAGAAGAAAACTAACCTGGTATGGGATGATGTTGCTAAAGAGTGGAAGCGGCGTTGGGGCTACAAGCGTGTCAATGATGGCACAAAAGAGTGGCTGATTGAGGTTCCCGAAACAGCAGACCCTAACGAGGACCAATTCGCCAAACGCAATAAAGCAAagaaggagaaggtggcaaagaacGAGCTGCATCGCCTGAGGAACATAGCCAGGGCACAGAAGATCAAAGTACCAGGTGTTGGACTCACACCGACCGCCCAGCAATCCAAAACTGACCTGGTTAGGGCAGTCAATGTGGCCAAGTCATCCACCGCTTCCGCAGGTAAATTCCAAGACCGCTTACCGAAGGAGAAAGCTCCCAGAAACACCGGAAAGAAGAGGAAATTCCAGCCCGTCATCGGTAACTTTTCCAATGAAAAGCAGAGGCAGCTGGATCTGCTGAAAGTGATGGACAGTAAGAAACCTCGTCTGGACGTCAACAAAGCTGTAAACAAACAAATGCGAGAGGATGACCGAGAGGAGTCTGCAGCCAAATTTAAGAAGGGGGGAAAGAAGGGACGGAAGGGTGGTAACTTCTCTGGGAAAGGAAAGGGTGGTGGTGGGAAGGGTAAAGGAAGAGCAGGGGGTAAAGGTCAAGGACCACCTGGAGGTAAAAAAGGAGCTGGGAAACCAGGGAAGCGCTAA
- the LOC121569238 gene encoding uncharacterized protein LOC121569238: MQSNIYRQQNEHFEVFTTVLSPQVHRGRCQFRQAEADKMVVKRSYKPHWPDELALTRGEFILVLCKDDEARWFGRLQNGQQGYFPASHVVEMSHQDDEPAKDVRRLARRGSAPATYAGGTGALRLQALRRASRASRAAAGGGPEGAEVEREGPILILKSQISLPNRQPQPVPQPQPQAHSSPSFLHRILSKHRRRSECHGSTNTGYMAD, encoded by the exons ATGCAGAGCAACATCTACAGGCAGCAGAATGAGCACTTTGAAGTCTTTACCACCGTCCTCTCCCCACAAG TTCACCGGGGACGATGCCAATTCAGACAGGCAGAGGCTGACAAG ATGGTGGTAAAGCGCAGCTACAAGCCCCACTGGCCAGATGAGCTGGCGCTGACCCGGGGCGAGTTCATCCTGGTTCTGTGTAAAGATGATGAGGCCCGGTGGTTTGGGCGGCTGCAAAACGGACAACAGGGATATTTCCCGGCCTCGCATGTCGTGGAGATGAGCCACCAG GACGATGAGCCAGCTAAAGATGTCCGCCGCTTAGCGAGACGGGGTTCAGCTCCGGCCACGTATGCAGGTGGTACTGG CGCACTCAGGCTGCAGGCCCTCCGCAGAGCCAGCAGAGCCAGCAGAGCAGCGGCaggaggggggccagagggggccgaagtggagagagagggccCCATCCTGATACTGAAGTCCCAGATCTCTCTCCCTAACAGGCAGCCCCAGCCCGTgccccagccacagccacagGCACACAGCTCCCCAAGCTTCCTCCACAGGATCCTGTCCAAGCACCGTCGGAGGAGTGAGTGTCATGGGTCCACCAACACGGGCTACATGGCCGACTAG